Proteins encoded together in one Mercenaria mercenaria strain notata chromosome 18, MADL_Memer_1, whole genome shotgun sequence window:
- the LOC128550580 gene encoding loricrin-like has product MLHVYSSVCQEGGFTVVVCSGDGQSKGGFYSSGDGQRKGGVYSSGDSQSKGGFCSSCDGQSKGGFYSSGGGQSKGGFYSRGDGQSKGDFYSSGDGQSKGGFYSSGDGQRKGGFYSSGGGQSKGGVYSSCDGQSKGGFYSSADGQSKGGLYSSGDGQSKGGFYSSGDGQRKGGFYSSGGDQSKGCFYSSGDGQSKGGFYSSGDGQRKGGFYSSGGDQSKGGFYSSGDGQSKGGFYSSGDGRSNGGFYSSGYGRSKGNCYGGGNGRSKGNGVGGGDGWS; this is encoded by the exons ATGTTACATGTTTACAGCAGTGTGTGTCAAGAAGGTGGTTTTACAGTAGTGGTGTG CAGTGGTGATGGTCAAAGTAAGGGTGGTTTTTACAGCAGCGGTGATGGTCAACGTAAGGGTGGTGTTTACAGCAGTGGTGATAGTCAAAGTAAGGGTGGTTTTTGCAGCAGCTGTGATGGTCAAAGTAAGGGTGGTTTTTACAGCAGTGGTGGTGGTCAAAGTAAGGGTGGTTTTTACAGCAGAGGTGATGGTCAAAGTAAGGGTGATTTTTACAGCAGTGGTGATGGTCAAAGTAAGGGTGGTTTTTACAGCAGTGGTGATGGTCAACGTAAGGGTGGTTTTTACAGCAGTGGAGGTGGTCAAAGTAAGGGTGGTGTTTACAGCAGTTGTGATGGTCAAAGTAAGGGTGGTTTTTACAGCAGTGCTGATGGGCAAAGTAAGGGTGGTCTTTACAGCAGTGGTGATGGTCAAAGTAAGGGTGGTTTTTACAGCAGTGGTGATGGTCAACGTAAGGGAGGTTTTTACAGCAGTGGTGGTGATCAAAGTAAGGGATGTTTTTACAGCAGCGGTGATGGTCAAAGTAAGGGTGGTTTTTACAGCAGTGGTGATGGTCAACGTAAGGGAGGTTTTTACAGTAGTGGTGGTGATCAAAGTAAGGGTGGTTTTTACAGCAGCGGTGATGGTCAAAGTAAGGGTGGTTTTTACAGCAGTGGTGATGGTCGAAGTAATGGCGGTTTTTACAGCAGCGGTTATGGTCGGAGTAAGGGTAATTGTTACGGTGGTGGTAATGGTCGGAGTAAGGGTAATGGTGTCGGTGGTGGTGATGGTTGGAGTTAG